From Myotis daubentonii chromosome 15, mMyoDau2.1, whole genome shotgun sequence, one genomic window encodes:
- the LOC132216074 gene encoding zinc finger protein 271-like → MVGASSGAHSSHVGLKLGVAARTHAKAGTGTAIPAAASAPAPLRPQRAMAATPLRRRAEVGVTFEDIALYFSREEWSLLDEGQRQLYLNVMLENFELVSSLGCCCGGENVEAATEQNVSVRVSHARNPKVALFSQKSHPCENCGLVLGNIFHTMEVKGTQHRQILLRCGACAKRFYFRAKFHQQHMREKSFIRGVDTNSLAKSCNFNVSQNLFTCEEVGQGVLTRSGHLHLNATQTRDRPNAISTRGMTFQRTNNYYTRKECKKDIICTHTFIQEKDVNVGSRCFVCSECGKSFTKFSSLYYLQRDHTGERPYEHSEYGKAFSSINSLGEYEALHTEERPYECREYGKAFSSINSLGEYEALHTGERPYECSEYGKAFSSINSLGEYEALHTGERHYEYSEYGKAFSSINSLGEYEALRTEERPYERSECGNPVTNSTALHYDQSVLTAERPYEYNECGKSFTSSSNLHCHRSIHTGEKPYKCSECGKSFSSFNGLKYHHRVHSGERPYHCSECGKSFATTSHLYSHQRVHTGEKPYKCSECGKSFAQSSNLLCHQSIHTEEKPYICGECGKAYTCSIKLCRHQRVHAGERPYHCSECGKSFTSNSKLCCHQRVHTGEKPHKCSECGKSFTTKDNLRIHHRVHTGEKPFKCSECGKSFTWSDVLRRHQRIHTGQKPYKCSDCGKTFTENEALQNHQRVHTGEKPFKCSECGKSFTWRSVLRNHQKVHTGEKPYKCSECGKSFTTKAHLCIHQRVHTGEKPFKCSECGKSFTSSDVLRRHQRIHTGQKPYKCSDCGKTFTENEALQNHQRVHTGEKPFKCSECGKSFTWRSVLRKHQRVHTGEKPYKCSECGKSFTTKANLLIHQRVHTGEKPFKCSECGKCFTWSDSLHKHQRVHTGEKPFKCSECGKSFPWRNAFLSHQKIHTGQKPYKCNDCGKSHTRITRLLSHQGVHTGESCYECN, encoded by the exons GTTGGCGTGACCTTTGAGGACATTGCCCtgtacttctccagggaggaatggagcctccttgatgagggtcagagacagctgtacctaaatgtgatgctggagaactttgaACTTGTATCCTCGCTGG gTTGCTGCTGTGGAGGAGAGAATGTGGAGGCAGCAACTGAACAGAACGTTTCTGTTAGAGTATCACACGCAAGGAATCCCAAGGTAGCCTTGTTTTCCCAGAAGAGCCACCCCTGTGAGAATTGTGGGCTAGTCTTGGGAAACATTTTCCACACGATGGAGGTGAAGGGAACACAACACAGACAAATACTGTTGAGGTGTGGGGCATGTGCAAAACGATTTTATTTCCGTGCAAAATTTCATCAGCAGCATATGAGAGAGAAGTCTTTCATTAGAGGTGTGGACACCAACTCACTTGCAAAGAGCTGCAATTTCAATGTGTCCCAGAATCTTTTCACATGTGAGGAGGTTGGGCAGGGTGTCCTTACCAGGTCAGGACATCTCCACCTAAACGCTACTCAGACCAGGGACCGTCCAAATGCTATTTCGACACGTGGGATGACATTTCAAAGGACAAACAATTATTACACCAGAAAAGAATGTAAGAAGGACATTATTTGCACCCACACGTTTATTCAGGAAAAGGATGTCAATGTTGGAAGTCGATGTTTTGTGTGctctgaatgtgggaaatcttttaccaaaTTTTCTAGCTTGTATTATCTACAGCGAgatcacactggagaaaggccttatgagcaCAGTGAATATGGGAAAGCTTTTAGCAGTATTAACAGCCTAGGTGAATATGAAGCTTTGCACACTgaagaaaggccttatgagtgccgTGAATATGGGAAAGCTTTTAGCAGTATTAACAGCCTAGGTGAATATGAAGCTTtgcacactggagaaaggccttatgagtgcagtgaataTGGAAAAGCTTTTAGCAGTATTAACAGCCTAGGTGAATATGAAGCTTTGCACACTGGAGAAAGGCATTATGAGTACAGTGAATATGGGAAAGCTTTTAGCAGTATTAACAGCCTAGGTGAATATGAAGCTTTGCGCACTGAAGAAAGGCCCTATGAGCGCAGTGAATGTGGAAATCCTGTTACCAATAGCACTGCCCTCCATTATGATCAGAGCGTTCTCACAgcagaaaggccttatgagtacaatgagtgtgggaaatcttttactaGTAGCAGTAACCTTCATTGTCATCGGAgcattcacactggagaaaagccttataaatgtagtgaatgtggaaagtctttttCAAGTTTCAATGGTCTCAAATATCATCACAGAGTGCActctggagaaaggccttatcactgcagtgaatgtgggaaatcttttgccACTACGTCTCACCTTTACAGTCATCAGagggttcacacaggagaaaagccttacaaatgcagtgaatgtgggaaatcttttgccCAGAGCAGTAACCTTCTTTGTCATCAGAGCATTCACACTGAAGAAAAGCCTTATatatgtggtgaatgtgggaaagcttacACCTGTAGCATTAAACTTTGTCGTCATCAAAGAGTGCAcgctggagaaaggccttatcactgcagtgaatgtgggaaatcttttaccagtaaCAGTAAACTTTgttgtcatcagagagttcatacaggcgAAAAGCCtcataaatgcagtgaatgtgggaaatcttttaccaccAAGGACAACCTTCGTATACATcatagagttcacactggagaaaagccttttaaatgcagtgaatgtgggaaatcttttacctggAGCGATGTCCTTCGCcgtcatcagagaattcatacaggacaaaagccttataaatgcagtgactgTGGGAAAACTTTTACTGAAAACGAAGCTCTCCaaaatcatcagagagttcatacgggagaaaagccttttaaatgcagtgaatgtgggaaatcttttacctggAGGAGTGTCCTTCGCAATCATCAGaaagttcatacaggagaaaagccttataaatgcagtgaatgtgggaaatctttcacCACCAAGGCCCACCTTTGtattcatcagagagttcacactggagaaaagccttttaaatgcagtgaatgtgggaaatcttttacctcGAGCGATGTCCTTCGCcgtcatcagagaattcatacaggacaaaagccttataaatgcagtgactgTGGGAAAACTTTCACTGAAAACGAAGCTCTCCaaaatcatcagagagttcatactggagaaaagccttttaaatgcagtgaatgtgggaaatcttttacctggAGGAGTGTCCTTCGcaaacatcagagagttcatacaggagaaaagccttataaatgcagtgaatgtgggaaatctttcacCACCAAGGCCAACCTTCTtattcatcagagagttcacactggagaaaagccttttaaatgcagtgaatgtgggaaatgtttTACCTGGAGTGATAGCCTTCAcaaacatcagagagttcatactggagaaaagccttttaaatgcagtgaatgtgggaaatcttttcccTGGAGGAATGCCTTTCTCAGTCATCAGAAAATTCATACAGGacaaaagccttataaatgcaatgACTGTGGGAAATCTCATACCAGGATCACCAGGCTTCTCAGTCATCAgggagttcatacaggagaaagtTGTTATGAGTGTAATTAA